The following are encoded together in the Microterricola viridarii genome:
- a CDS encoding PHP domain-containing protein gives MNSRRFHGPIDLHAHSSVSDGTEAPGELVQAAAAAGLGTVALTDHDSTAGWGDAASAARATGLTLIPGMELSTRVEYSSVHLLAYLFDPADPALLAETTRIRQARMTRAEEIVEHIGRDYALSWDDVLAQAADGATIGRPHIADALVAKGFEPDRSAAFDGILHWRSGYVKPHYAPDPVTGVRLVCAAGGVPVLAHPGTRGAMNVVPEPELRRLVDAGLFGLEIDHRENLPDAKARLHVLAERYGLAVTGSSDYHGAGKPNRLGENTTAPEVLEALIAQATGSEPVYGAQG, from the coding sequence ATGAACTCTCGGCGTTTTCACGGCCCCATCGACTTGCACGCGCACTCGAGCGTGTCGGACGGCACCGAGGCGCCCGGCGAGCTCGTGCAGGCAGCCGCGGCCGCCGGCCTCGGCACCGTCGCGCTCACCGACCACGATTCGACCGCCGGCTGGGGCGATGCGGCATCCGCTGCTCGCGCGACGGGCCTGACGCTGATCCCCGGCATGGAGCTCTCCACCCGGGTGGAGTACTCCAGCGTGCACCTGCTGGCTTACCTGTTCGACCCGGCCGACCCTGCCCTGCTGGCAGAGACCACCCGCATCCGGCAGGCTCGGATGACCCGCGCGGAGGAGATCGTCGAGCACATCGGCCGCGACTACGCGCTGAGCTGGGATGACGTGTTGGCGCAGGCGGCGGATGGCGCCACCATCGGCCGACCGCACATCGCCGATGCGCTCGTCGCGAAGGGCTTCGAGCCGGATCGCTCGGCGGCGTTCGATGGCATCCTGCACTGGCGCAGCGGTTATGTGAAGCCGCACTACGCCCCGGACCCGGTCACCGGCGTGCGCCTGGTGTGCGCGGCCGGGGGAGTGCCCGTGCTCGCCCACCCGGGCACCCGCGGCGCCATGAACGTGGTGCCGGAGCCCGAGCTGAGACGCCTCGTCGACGCCGGCTTGTTCGGCCTGGAGATCGACCACCGCGAGAACCTGCCCGACGCGAAGGCGCGCCTGCACGTGCTCGCCGAGCGCTACGGCCTCGCCGTCACCGGCTCCAGTGACTACCACGGGGCGGGTAAGCCGAACCGGCTCGGCGAGAACACGACCGCGCCGGAGGTACTGGAGGCGCTGATCGCCCAGGCGACGGGCAGCGAGCCGGTCTACGGCGCCCAGGGGTAG
- a CDS encoding DEAD/DEAH box helicase, giving the protein MTQGRILSERSTTGLKHVTTFSDLTIEQDMVDALASKGIIEPFPIQEQTIPLALTGQDIIGQAKTGTGKTFGFGLPLIQRLGLNPEPGVQALIVVPTRELCVQVAQDLELATSNRATNIVAIYGGKAYEGQIEEIKAGAQIVVGTPGRLLDLASQRLLDLGNVREMVLDEADKMLDLGFLSDIEKLFARTPEGRHTMLFSATMPGPIVALARRFMSKPIHIRATDPNEGLTQANIKHVVYRAHSLDKDEVVARILQAEGRGKTVVFTRTKRAAAKLVEELNDRGFNAAAVHGDLNQDQRERAMAAFKAGKKDILIATDVAARGIDVNDVTHVINHTVPDDHDTYLHRAGRTGRAGKTGIAVTFVDWDDLHKWALINKALEMNQPEPVETYSSSPHLYEDLNIPAGSKGRLKPTPIKEREPREKSADAGRGRREGGRDGGRDDGRTGSRPAAEGAAVGDGATRPSRSRSRTRTRGGEGSTAPAAAASTAATASTGEATAIVTATITDPFQAPGHPASGTHDGGGHEHHDGNSAPRRRSRNRSRRSAPSAE; this is encoded by the coding sequence ATGACACAAGGGCGCATCCTCAGTGAACGCAGTACGACAGGCCTAAAACACGTGACTACATTTTCAGATTTGACCATTGAACAAGACATGGTCGACGCCCTCGCTTCGAAGGGCATCATCGAGCCGTTCCCGATTCAGGAGCAGACGATCCCGCTGGCACTCACCGGCCAGGACATCATCGGCCAGGCCAAGACCGGCACCGGCAAGACCTTCGGTTTCGGCCTCCCGCTGATCCAGCGCCTCGGCCTGAACCCCGAGCCCGGCGTGCAGGCACTCATCGTTGTGCCCACCCGTGAGCTCTGCGTGCAGGTCGCGCAGGACCTCGAGCTGGCCACCTCCAACCGGGCAACCAACATCGTCGCCATCTACGGCGGCAAGGCCTACGAGGGCCAGATCGAAGAGATCAAGGCCGGCGCGCAGATCGTCGTCGGCACCCCCGGCCGCCTGCTCGACCTCGCCAGCCAGCGTCTTCTCGACCTCGGCAACGTGCGCGAGATGGTGCTCGACGAGGCCGACAAGATGCTCGACCTCGGCTTCCTCTCCGACATCGAGAAGCTCTTCGCTCGCACCCCAGAGGGCCGCCACACCATGCTGTTCTCGGCGACCATGCCCGGCCCGATTGTGGCCCTGGCCCGCCGCTTCATGTCGAAGCCGATCCACATCCGGGCGACCGACCCCAACGAGGGCCTCACCCAGGCGAACATCAAGCACGTCGTCTACCGGGCGCACTCGCTCGACAAGGACGAGGTCGTCGCCCGCATCCTGCAGGCAGAGGGCCGCGGCAAGACCGTTGTCTTCACCCGCACCAAGCGTGCAGCGGCCAAGCTGGTCGAGGAGCTGAACGACCGCGGCTTCAACGCCGCCGCCGTGCACGGCGACCTGAACCAGGACCAGCGCGAGCGCGCCATGGCCGCGTTCAAGGCCGGCAAGAAGGACATCCTCATCGCCACGGATGTCGCGGCTCGCGGCATCGACGTCAACGATGTCACCCACGTCATCAACCACACGGTCCCCGACGACCACGACACCTACCTGCACCGTGCCGGCCGCACCGGCCGCGCGGGCAAGACCGGTATCGCGGTCACCTTCGTCGACTGGGACGACCTGCACAAGTGGGCGCTCATCAACAAGGCGCTCGAGATGAACCAGCCGGAGCCGGTGGAAACCTACTCCTCCTCGCCGCACCTCTACGAGGACCTGAACATCCCGGCCGGTTCCAAGGGCCGCCTGAAGCCGACGCCGATCAAGGAGCGCGAACCGCGCGAGAAGTCGGCGGATGCCGGCCGCGGCCGCCGTGAAGGCGGACGTGACGGCGGGCGTGACGATGGCCGCACCGGCTCCCGCCCCGCCGCAGAGGGCGCAGCCGTCGGCGATGGCGCAACCCGCCCCAGCCGTTCGCGCAGCCGCACCCGCACCCGCGGCGGCGAGGGATCAACAGCCCCCGCGGCGGCCGCCTCGACCGCTGCGACCGCCTCGACCGGTGAGGCCACGGCAATCGTGACGGCGACCATCACCGATCCGTTCCAGGCACCGGGCCACCCGGCATCCGGCACCCACGACGGCGGCGGACACGAGCACCACGACGGCAACAGCGCACCGCGTCGTCGCAGCCGCAACCGCTCGCGTCGCAGCGCCCCCAGCGCCGAGTAA
- a CDS encoding cupin domain-containing protein: MSSLVRKSLDTPDETRQFTENAGQLQLVTTDTGAVGRATFEPGWRWSQNVKPIVQTDSCQAAHVGYFLSGHMKVVMDDGEEMEYGPGDFATMAPGHDAWIVGDETCVFLDWQGFADYAKG; the protein is encoded by the coding sequence ATGTCAAGCCTCGTTCGCAAGAGTCTTGATACGCCAGACGAGACGCGGCAGTTCACCGAGAACGCCGGCCAGCTCCAACTCGTCACCACCGATACCGGCGCCGTGGGCCGCGCCACCTTCGAGCCCGGCTGGCGCTGGTCGCAGAACGTGAAGCCCATCGTGCAGACCGACAGCTGCCAGGCCGCTCACGTCGGCTACTTCCTCTCCGGCCACATGAAGGTGGTGATGGATGACGGCGAGGAGATGGAGTACGGCCCGGGCGACTTCGCCACCATGGCTCCCGGTCACGACGCGTGGATCGTCGGCGACGAGACCTGCGTGTTCCTGGACTGGCAGGGCTTCGCCGACTACGCGAAGGGGTGA
- a CDS encoding ferritin-like fold-containing protein yields MVSWFGRSKIRVEIPRLKPRGASSATKVDFAEYTPELLPFLGQAAAMHLEVAENLARALAAAPSVEVKQQISYVAAQVLSTQHKLVAEIRGLHADPDELMRPFVDALVHYRTLATGTDWRELLLTCYLSAGMLGDFFEQLARGIGGDVGNRVASLLATDAGAEQLRELLQRSINAEPTLTSVLAMWGRRLVGDTLLVARSALADAGSPGSAAHHAAEANIEPVFTELIAAHTRRMDGLGLTA; encoded by the coding sequence GTGGTCTCATGGTTCGGGCGGAGCAAAATCCGCGTAGAGATCCCGCGGCTGAAACCCCGCGGGGCGTCTTCAGCGACGAAGGTTGACTTCGCCGAGTACACCCCAGAACTTCTGCCGTTCCTCGGTCAGGCCGCCGCCATGCACCTCGAGGTGGCCGAGAACCTGGCCCGCGCGCTTGCCGCGGCGCCCAGCGTCGAGGTGAAGCAGCAGATCAGTTATGTGGCCGCGCAGGTGCTCTCCACCCAGCACAAGCTGGTGGCCGAGATCCGCGGGCTGCACGCAGACCCCGACGAGCTGATGCGGCCCTTCGTCGACGCGCTGGTGCACTACCGCACCCTGGCCACCGGCACGGACTGGCGCGAGCTGCTGCTCACCTGCTACCTGAGCGCCGGCATGCTGGGCGACTTCTTCGAACAGCTGGCCCGCGGAATCGGCGGCGACGTCGGCAACCGGGTCGCCAGCCTGTTGGCGACGGATGCCGGGGCAGAACAGCTGCGCGAGCTGCTGCAACGCTCCATCAACGCAGAACCAACGCTCACCTCCGTCTTGGCCATGTGGGGCCGCCGTCTGGTCGGCGACACCCTCCTCGTCGCCCGCTCGGCCCTGGCCGACGCCGGCTCACCCGGAAGCGCGGCGCACCACGCCGCGGAGGCGAACATCGAGCCCGTCTTCACCGAGCTCATCGCCGCGCACACCCGCCGCATGGACGGGCTCGGCCTCACCGCCTGA
- a CDS encoding long-chain-fatty-acid--CoA ligase: protein MTAASVFSSRPWLSSYAEGVPADVDVPKESLVDMIDAAVRTYRASVALEFFGETTTYAEMGEQISRIANALRKLGVRAGDRVALVLPNCPQHIVAFYAVLRLGAVAVEHNPLYTPSELRHQFEDHGASVAIVWDKVHDTVIDFPEDMGVKHVVAVDLTRAMPLLKRIALRLPIKKARESRAALTAQPRAKNALRWEDLLETRKLKKSYPRPMPSDTAVLQYTSGTTGAPKGAILSHANLRVNALQGEAWVPGLRRGEEVVYAVLPMFHAYGLTLCLTFAMGMGARLVLFPKFDEGLVLDAVRSSPPTFLPAVPPIYERLSKAAAKRGVSLGSIRFAISGAMNLPLSTVEAWEKSTGGQLVEGYGMTETSPVAAGNPFGPARRAGTVGVPFPSTQIRVVDPDNPHIDRGVNEAGELLLRGPQVFSGYWNRPEESLAVLLPAADGGGPWLRTGDIVSVSGDGFITIVDRMKELIITGGFNVAPSEVEDALISHESVADAAVVGLPAASGGEIVTAAVVLERGATLDVEALREYCRGRLSAYKVPKQIVAVDELPRSMIGKVLRRQVRAQLSAPQ, encoded by the coding sequence ATGACCGCAGCATCCGTCTTCTCGAGCCGCCCCTGGCTGAGCTCCTACGCCGAGGGCGTCCCGGCCGACGTCGACGTGCCCAAGGAGAGCCTCGTCGACATGATCGACGCGGCGGTGCGCACCTACCGGGCATCCGTCGCCCTGGAGTTCTTCGGCGAGACCACGACGTACGCCGAGATGGGGGAGCAGATCTCCCGGATCGCCAACGCGCTGCGCAAGCTGGGCGTGCGTGCCGGCGACCGGGTCGCCCTGGTGCTGCCCAACTGCCCACAACACATCGTGGCGTTCTACGCGGTGCTCCGCCTCGGAGCGGTCGCCGTCGAGCACAACCCGCTCTACACCCCGAGCGAGCTGCGGCACCAGTTCGAGGACCACGGCGCGAGCGTGGCGATCGTCTGGGACAAGGTGCACGACACCGTCATCGACTTTCCGGAGGACATGGGGGTCAAGCACGTGGTCGCCGTCGACCTCACCCGGGCGATGCCGCTGCTGAAGCGGATCGCGCTGCGGCTGCCGATCAAGAAGGCCAGGGAGTCCCGGGCGGCGCTGACGGCGCAGCCGCGCGCCAAGAACGCGCTGCGCTGGGAGGACTTGCTCGAGACCCGCAAGCTGAAGAAGTCGTACCCGCGACCCATGCCGTCTGACACTGCCGTGCTGCAGTACACCAGCGGCACGACAGGCGCGCCGAAGGGTGCGATCCTCAGTCACGCGAACCTCCGCGTCAACGCGCTGCAGGGGGAGGCCTGGGTGCCGGGGCTCCGCCGGGGTGAAGAGGTCGTCTACGCCGTGCTGCCGATGTTCCACGCCTACGGTCTGACGCTCTGCCTCACCTTCGCGATGGGCATGGGCGCGCGGCTGGTGCTGTTCCCCAAGTTCGACGAAGGCCTGGTTCTGGATGCCGTGCGCTCCAGCCCGCCCACGTTCCTGCCCGCGGTGCCGCCGATCTATGAGCGGCTGTCGAAGGCTGCGGCCAAGCGCGGCGTGAGCCTGGGCAGCATCCGCTTCGCCATCTCCGGTGCCATGAACCTGCCGCTGTCCACTGTGGAGGCCTGGGAGAAGTCCACCGGCGGCCAGCTCGTCGAGGGCTACGGGATGACGGAAACCTCGCCGGTCGCGGCCGGCAACCCGTTCGGCCCCGCCCGACGGGCCGGCACCGTCGGGGTGCCGTTCCCCAGCACCCAGATTCGCGTCGTCGACCCGGACAACCCGCACATCGACCGGGGCGTGAACGAGGCGGGCGAGCTGCTGCTGCGTGGCCCGCAGGTGTTCTCCGGCTACTGGAACCGGCCCGAGGAGTCCCTGGCCGTGCTGCTGCCGGCGGCGGACGGCGGCGGCCCGTGGCTGCGCACCGGCGACATCGTCTCGGTCTCTGGCGACGGCTTCATCACCATCGTGGACCGGATGAAGGAGCTCATCATCACCGGCGGTTTCAACGTCGCCCCGAGCGAGGTGGAGGACGCCCTGATCTCGCACGAGTCGGTGGCGGATGCCGCGGTCGTCGGCCTGCCGGCAGCGAGCGGCGGCGAGATCGTCACCGCGGCCGTCGTGCTGGAGCGCGGTGCGACGCTCGACGTCGAGGCGCTGCGGGAGTACTGCCGCGGCCGGCTGAGCGCCTACAAGGTGCCCAAGCAGATCGTGGCCGTCGACGAGCTGCCGCGCTCCATGATCGGCAAGGTGCTGCGGCGCCAGGTGCGCGCCCAGCTCAGCGCGCCGCAGTAG
- a CDS encoding VOC family protein, producing the protein MTISLQFTNVTVTDVDESIAFYSGALGLDVQNDVGSGGHRWVTVGSQAQPGLGIVLSTPYAGRSQADGDALQELLTKGVLPLLVFRTDNVDAMFEAVRASGAEVLQEPMDQQWGPRDCAFRDPSGNTVRISQTPAA; encoded by the coding sequence ATGACAATCTCACTTCAGTTCACCAACGTGACGGTCACCGACGTCGACGAGTCGATCGCCTTCTACAGCGGCGCGCTCGGCCTCGACGTGCAGAACGATGTCGGCTCAGGCGGGCACCGCTGGGTCACCGTCGGCAGTCAGGCCCAGCCCGGCCTCGGCATCGTGCTCTCCACCCCTTACGCCGGGCGCTCCCAGGCCGACGGCGACGCACTGCAGGAGCTGCTCACCAAGGGCGTCCTGCCGCTGCTCGTGTTCCGCACCGACAACGTCGACGCGATGTTCGAGGCCGTCCGCGCGAGCGGCGCCGAGGTGCTGCAGGAGCCGATGGACCAGCAGTGGGGCCCGCGCGACTGCGCGTTCCGCGATCCCTCCGGCAACACGGTGCGCATCTCCCAGACGCCCGCCGCCTAG
- a CDS encoding helix-turn-helix transcriptional regulator, with protein sequence MTPQQIENLAQLRRARDLIDRDYAKPLDVPTMAARALMSPAHFSRSFRAAYGETPYGYLMTRRIERAMALLRDGASVTDACFAVGATSLGSFSSRFTEITGETPSAYRKREHGAVQAMPTCIAKAHTRPLRTPSNTNRATITRSAKTSSRIEEARGVAAA encoded by the coding sequence ATGACCCCGCAGCAGATCGAGAACCTCGCCCAGCTGCGGCGAGCCCGTGACCTGATCGACCGGGACTACGCCAAGCCGCTGGACGTGCCGACGATGGCGGCGCGGGCGCTGATGTCGCCGGCGCACTTCTCGCGCAGCTTCCGGGCGGCCTACGGCGAGACGCCTTACGGCTACCTGATGACCCGGCGGATCGAGCGCGCCATGGCGCTGCTCCGCGACGGGGCGAGCGTCACCGACGCCTGCTTCGCCGTCGGCGCCACCTCGCTCGGCTCGTTCAGCTCGCGGTTCACCGAGATCACCGGCGAGACCCCGTCGGCCTACCGCAAGCGCGAACACGGTGCCGTCCAGGCCATGCCGACCTGCATCGCCAAGGCGCACACGCGCCCGCTGCGCACGCCGAGCAACACCAACAGGGCGACGATCACGCGCAGCGCGAAGACATCGAGCAGGATCGAAGAAGCGCGCGGAGTGGCCGCGGCGTAA
- a CDS encoding DUF3107 domain-containing protein, translating to MDIRIGIQNSPREINFETSQPVAEIEAAVSAVLAGEVGFLKLGDDKGNTYIVPATTFAYIEIGTEESRRIGFVG from the coding sequence GTGGACATTCGCATTGGCATTCAGAACTCTCCTCGTGAGATCAACTTCGAGACGTCTCAGCCGGTCGCCGAGATCGAGGCCGCCGTTTCCGCGGTCCTCGCCGGAGAGGTCGGATTCCTGAAGCTCGGCGACGACAAGGGCAACACCTACATCGTCCCCGCCACGACGTTCGCCTACATCGAGATCGGCACCGAAGAGAGCCGGCGCATCGGATTCGTGGGCTAA
- a CDS encoding UrvD/REP family ATP-dependent DNA helicase: MARTEQKTTAVARAFAARTSAGHPIGADVLDESQRAVLQLPVGATAAVLGAPGSGKTLTLVELVADRVLNQGLAPEQVLVLAPNRLAATRLRDRLAVRLGVPSAGPIARTANSVAFQVVRAASDRPVTLLTGGEQDAIMSELLLGDIIDQAGPDWPHPLGEEVRQMRGFRTELRELSMRCAEYGVSMPRLAELGRAHDHPEWVAAAEFLDGYADNKEQARPGQYDSAELSTEAAVYVARAEAGAAGTLTLGPLAGVRLIAVDDAQDATASTIALLRAFAARGVAIVAFGDPDVASTAFRGARSEVLGRLGEALGVTTSERLVLSTVYRGRPELRALVGVVVDHIGTALAGVQRRAELADSAHSDPGAGGAGAATDRDTDPETETDPASGAGAGRAGYRALVRIEASSHGAECGELARLLREHHLLRGMPWSRMAVVVRSGADIAGLERGLSLSDVPTRAATARRALRDDPAAAQLLAAASLAVGASELTAPAAVQLLTGPLGRLDAIALRRLRLSLRQEELAGDGSRTSDELLVEAMRVPGGFATIDSGPAARAGRAAANLAEATRVAAAGGSIEEVLWQLWQGAGLGTEWGKQAKGTGVLADEANRALDGAVALFAAAQRFVERTPELPPGQFIADVLASDLPEDSLAPQSEGDAVLICTPPGVVGQDFDVVVLAGLQEGVWPNLKPRGSLLHPELVEELASLGAEPAAAGATDERAAVRSDELRMFALAASRAHRQLVLSCTSNDDEQPSTFMGFIPDLTPLHRGRPLHLRGLVGSLRRELVERGTPALASALALLASEEVPGAHPESWYGMREPSTLEPLVDLTEDDAVVAVSPSQIEKAEKSALAWFVDTVAASPGGLAASIGTIVHAVMETASTRPDADLSVEGLWAEAAERWKQLRFDAPWLAEREKRGAERLLGGLSEYLGDFADDGKTLLQAEGRFTVDFEHVSLHGSVDRVERSADGTTVIVDLKTGSRMPTQSGMADHPQLAAYQLGMASGAIPVGSDEGGEAAIGGAKLVFVASGVRGKSYSERTQQPMDEQALEAFRQRLVAVSRSISGARFTGPTQLDFNDPLARWEYRIHLVPAVSA; the protein is encoded by the coding sequence GTGGCCAGAACAGAGCAGAAAACGACGGCTGTCGCGCGTGCATTCGCTGCACGCACCAGCGCAGGGCACCCGATCGGCGCCGACGTGCTCGATGAGTCCCAGCGCGCCGTGCTGCAACTGCCCGTCGGGGCGACCGCTGCGGTGCTCGGAGCGCCGGGCAGCGGCAAGACGCTCACCCTGGTCGAGCTGGTCGCCGACCGGGTGCTGAACCAGGGCCTCGCCCCTGAACAGGTGCTGGTCTTAGCCCCCAATCGGCTCGCGGCGACGCGGCTGCGCGACCGCCTGGCGGTGCGCCTGGGCGTGCCGAGCGCCGGCCCGATCGCCCGCACGGCGAACTCTGTCGCGTTCCAGGTGGTGCGGGCGGCATCCGACCGCCCCGTCACCCTGCTCACCGGCGGCGAGCAAGACGCCATCATGAGCGAGCTGCTGCTCGGTGACATCATCGACCAGGCCGGCCCGGACTGGCCGCACCCGCTCGGCGAGGAGGTGCGCCAGATGCGCGGATTCCGCACCGAGCTGCGCGAGCTGAGCATGCGCTGCGCCGAGTACGGGGTGTCGATGCCGCGGCTGGCCGAGCTCGGCCGCGCCCACGACCACCCGGAGTGGGTGGCGGCCGCCGAGTTCCTCGACGGTTACGCAGACAACAAGGAGCAGGCCCGGCCCGGCCAGTACGACTCGGCGGAACTCTCGACCGAGGCCGCCGTCTACGTGGCGCGCGCAGAGGCCGGCGCCGCCGGGACGCTCACCCTCGGACCGTTGGCGGGGGTGCGCCTGATCGCCGTCGACGACGCGCAGGACGCCACGGCCTCCACGATCGCTCTGCTGCGCGCCTTCGCCGCCCGCGGTGTCGCCATCGTCGCCTTCGGTGACCCGGATGTCGCCAGCACAGCGTTCCGCGGAGCCCGCTCAGAGGTGCTCGGCCGGCTGGGGGAAGCGCTCGGCGTCACAACGTCTGAGCGGCTGGTGCTCTCCACCGTCTACCGGGGGCGCCCGGAGCTGCGGGCGCTGGTCGGCGTCGTCGTCGACCACATCGGCACGGCGCTGGCCGGGGTGCAGCGGCGCGCCGAACTGGCTGATTCCGCGCATTCAGACCCCGGTGCCGGGGGAGCGGGCGCGGCGACGGACAGGGACACAGACCCCGAGACCGAGACAGACCCAGCGAGCGGGGCGGGTGCGGGCCGTGCCGGCTACCGCGCCCTCGTCCGCATCGAGGCGAGCTCGCACGGCGCGGAGTGCGGTGAACTGGCCCGGTTGCTGCGCGAGCACCACCTGCTGCGCGGCATGCCCTGGTCGCGCATGGCGGTTGTCGTGCGCTCCGGTGCCGACATCGCCGGGCTGGAGCGCGGGCTCTCGCTCAGCGATGTGCCCACCCGCGCCGCCACGGCCAGGCGGGCGCTCCGCGACGACCCGGCCGCCGCCCAGCTGCTGGCCGCCGCCAGCCTCGCCGTCGGGGCCAGCGAGCTGACCGCCCCGGCCGCCGTGCAGCTGCTGACCGGCCCGCTCGGCCGGCTCGACGCCATCGCGCTGCGCCGGCTGCGGCTGAGCCTTCGCCAGGAGGAGCTGGCCGGCGACGGCAGCCGCACCAGCGACGAGCTGCTGGTCGAGGCCATGCGCGTGCCCGGTGGTTTCGCCACGATCGATTCCGGCCCGGCCGCGCGGGCCGGCCGCGCCGCGGCGAACCTGGCCGAGGCCACCCGCGTCGCCGCTGCTGGCGGGTCGATCGAGGAGGTGCTCTGGCAGCTCTGGCAGGGCGCTGGGCTCGGTACGGAGTGGGGCAAGCAGGCCAAGGGCACCGGCGTGCTTGCCGACGAGGCCAATCGCGCCCTCGACGGGGCCGTCGCCCTGTTCGCCGCCGCACAGCGCTTCGTCGAACGCACGCCGGAGCTGCCGCCCGGCCAGTTCATCGCCGACGTGCTGGCCAGTGACCTGCCGGAGGACTCCCTCGCGCCGCAGAGCGAGGGCGACGCCGTGCTGATCTGCACCCCGCCCGGCGTGGTCGGGCAGGACTTCGACGTCGTCGTGCTGGCCGGCCTGCAGGAGGGCGTCTGGCCGAACCTCAAACCGCGCGGCTCTCTGCTGCACCCTGAGCTGGTCGAGGAGCTCGCAAGCCTCGGGGCCGAACCGGCGGCGGCCGGCGCCACCGACGAGCGGGCCGCCGTACGCAGCGACGAGCTGCGCATGTTCGCGCTCGCCGCCTCCCGCGCGCACCGCCAACTCGTGCTCAGCTGCACCAGCAACGACGACGAGCAGCCGAGCACGTTCATGGGCTTCATCCCCGACCTGACACCCCTGCACCGCGGCCGCCCGCTGCACCTGCGCGGGCTGGTCGGCAGCCTGCGCCGGGAACTCGTCGAACGGGGAACGCCAGCTCTGGCATCCGCCCTCGCCCTGCTGGCCAGCGAAGAGGTGCCGGGCGCGCACCCGGAGAGCTGGTACGGCATGCGCGAGCCCTCCACGCTGGAACCACTGGTAGACCTGACCGAGGATGACGCCGTCGTGGCCGTGTCGCCCTCGCAGATCGAGAAGGCAGAGAAGTCGGCGCTGGCCTGGTTCGTCGACACCGTCGCCGCCAGCCCCGGCGGCCTCGCTGCCTCCATCGGCACGATCGTGCACGCCGTGATGGAGACGGCGAGCACCCGGCCGGATGCCGACCTCAGTGTCGAGGGGCTCTGGGCCGAGGCAGCGGAACGCTGGAAACAGCTGCGCTTCGACGCGCCCTGGCTGGCGGAGCGCGAGAAGCGGGGCGCGGAACGGCTGCTCGGCGGCCTGAGCGAGTACCTCGGTGACTTCGCCGACGACGGCAAGACCTTGCTGCAAGCCGAGGGCCGGTTCACCGTGGACTTCGAGCACGTCAGCCTGCACGGCAGCGTCGACCGGGTCGAGCGCTCCGCCGACGGCACGACCGTGATCGTCGACCTGAAGACAGGGTCGCGGATGCCGACGCAATCCGGCATGGCGGACCACCCGCAGCTGGCCGCCTACCAGCTCGGCATGGCCAGCGGGGCGATCCCCGTCGGGTCCGATGAGGGCGGCGAGGCCGCGATCGGCGGCGCGAAGCTCGTCTTCGTGGCATCCGGTGTGCGCGGCAAGAGTTACAGCGAGAGGACCCAGCAACCGATGGACGAGCAGGCACTCGAGGCATTCCGGCAGCGACTGGTCGCGGTGTCCCGCTCCATCTCCGGGGCACGTTTCACCGGGCCGACGCAGCTGGACTTCAACGACCCGCTGGCCCGCTGGGAGTACCGCATCCACCTGGTGCCGGCGGTGTCCGCATGA